Proteins encoded by one window of Orbaceae bacterium BiB:
- the secA gene encoding preprotein translocase subunit SecA translates to MLLKLLTKLVGSSNDRVLKTMRKRVERINALEPSMESLSDDELKAKTVEFKQRIADGKSLDSLLEEAFAVVREASKRVFGMRHFDVQLIGGMVLNERCIAEMRTGEGKTLTATLPAYLNALTGEGVHVVTVNDYLAQRDAENNRPLFEFLGLTIGINLPNMPAPAKREAYNADITYGTNNEYGFDYLRDNMVFNKESRVQRPLNYALVDEVDSILIDEARTPLIISGPAEDSSERYISINKIIPYLTQQEKEDSEHFQGEGDFSIDEKSRQVNLTERGLVKVEELLVREGIMKGDESLYAPHNIVLMHHVNAALRAHHLFHRDVDYIVKGGEVIIVDEHTGRTMEGRRWSDGLHQAVEAKEGAKIQNENQTLASITFQNYFRLYKKLAGMTGTADTEAFEFNQIYGLNTIVVPTNKPMVRKDHADLVYMTEKEKIDAIVADVKACVEKGQPVLVGTASIEKSELVSHFLTKAGIKHNVLNAKFHAQEAEIIADAGRKGAVTIATNMAGRGTDIMLGGNWQMEIAKLESPTPEQIAKIKQDWQIRHEEILELGGLYILGTERHESRRIDNQLRGRAGRQGDPGASRFYLSLEDPLMRIFASDRVSSMMRKLGMKEGEAIEHPWVTKAIANAQRKVESRNFDIRKQLLEFDDVANDQRRAIYGQRNDLLDHAEIKDTIDSIRVDVFNTLIDRYIPPQSIEEMWDVPGLEAALKADFALELPISQWLNDEPNLHEETLRERVLQIATEVYQEKELSAGSQGLRNFEKNVMLQTLDTLWKEHLAAIDHLRQGIHLRGYAQKDPKQEYKRESFEMFAAMLESLKYDVIGILSRVRIRSQEEVEEAERQRQEEMARLAEQQQLMHSDMDAPQDDEQPHAAQPIVRAQAKVGRNDPCPCGSGKKYKQCHGAVQ, encoded by the coding sequence ATGTTATTAAAATTATTAACCAAACTAGTGGGTAGCAGTAACGATCGTGTATTAAAAACTATGCGTAAGCGCGTTGAACGCATCAATGCTTTAGAGCCGTCAATGGAGTCTTTAAGTGATGATGAACTTAAAGCAAAAACAGTTGAATTCAAGCAACGTATTGCTGATGGTAAAAGTTTAGATTCACTTTTAGAAGAGGCTTTTGCAGTTGTTCGTGAAGCGAGTAAGCGTGTGTTTGGTATGCGTCATTTTGATGTGCAATTAATTGGTGGGATGGTGCTTAATGAACGTTGTATTGCAGAAATGCGTACAGGTGAAGGTAAAACCTTAACGGCGACACTACCAGCGTACTTAAACGCATTAACTGGCGAAGGTGTTCACGTGGTAACAGTTAATGACTATTTAGCACAACGTGATGCTGAAAATAACCGTCCTTTATTTGAGTTTTTAGGTCTAACGATTGGTATTAATTTACCGAATATGCCTGCTCCAGCTAAACGTGAAGCTTATAATGCTGATATTACTTATGGTACTAATAACGAGTATGGTTTTGACTACTTGCGCGATAACATGGTGTTTAATAAAGAGTCACGGGTACAACGACCATTAAATTATGCACTTGTCGATGAAGTCGACTCTATTTTGATTGATGAGGCAAGAACACCTCTAATTATTTCTGGTCCTGCCGAAGATAGTTCTGAACGTTATATTAGTATCAATAAAATTATTCCTTATTTGACTCAACAAGAAAAGGAAGATAGTGAACACTTCCAAGGTGAAGGTGATTTTTCGATCGATGAAAAATCGCGCCAAGTTAATCTCACTGAACGTGGATTAGTTAAAGTTGAAGAATTATTGGTTCGTGAAGGGATAATGAAAGGTGATGAATCATTATATGCACCTCATAATATTGTTTTAATGCATCATGTTAATGCCGCTTTGCGTGCTCATCATCTTTTCCATCGTGATGTTGACTATATTGTTAAAGGTGGTGAAGTTATTATTGTTGATGAACATACTGGTCGAACAATGGAAGGACGTCGTTGGTCGGATGGTTTACATCAAGCAGTAGAAGCAAAAGAAGGGGCAAAAATCCAAAATGAGAATCAAACCTTAGCTTCGATTACTTTCCAAAATTATTTCCGTCTATATAAAAAACTAGCTGGTATGACCGGGACCGCTGATACTGAGGCTTTTGAATTTAACCAAATTTATGGTTTAAATACTATTGTTGTCCCGACAAACAAACCAATGGTACGTAAAGATCACGCTGATTTAGTCTATATGACTGAAAAGGAAAAAATTGATGCTATCGTCGCTGATGTAAAAGCATGTGTAGAAAAAGGGCAGCCAGTATTGGTTGGTACTGCATCAATTGAAAAATCAGAGTTAGTTTCCCATTTTTTAACTAAAGCAGGTATTAAGCACAATGTATTAAATGCTAAATTCCATGCTCAAGAAGCTGAGATTATTGCTGATGCAGGACGTAAAGGTGCCGTAACTATCGCAACTAATATGGCTGGTCGTGGTACCGATATTATGTTAGGTGGTAACTGGCAGATGGAGATTGCTAAATTAGAATCACCAACACCAGAACAGATTGCAAAAATTAAACAAGATTGGCAAATTCGTCACGAAGAGATCCTTGAATTAGGTGGTCTTTATATTTTAGGTACGGAGCGTCATGAATCTCGTCGTATTGATAATCAGTTACGTGGTCGTGCTGGTCGTCAGGGCGATCCAGGGGCATCGCGTTTTTATCTCTCTCTTGAAGATCCATTGATGCGTATTTTTGCTTCTGATCGAGTCAGTAGTATGATGCGTAAACTAGGTATGAAAGAGGGTGAAGCGATAGAGCATCCGTGGGTGACTAAAGCGATTGCTAATGCTCAACGTAAAGTTGAAAGCCGTAACTTCGATATTCGTAAACAGTTACTCGAATTTGATGATGTTGCTAATGATCAACGTCGCGCTATTTATGGTCAGCGTAATGACCTATTAGATCATGCTGAAATTAAAGATACGATTGATTCAATTCGTGTTGATGTATTTAATACTTTAATTGATCGTTATATTCCACCACAATCAATTGAAGAGATGTGGGATGTGCCGGGTCTTGAAGCCGCATTAAAAGCCGATTTTGCTCTTGAGTTACCGATTTCACAATGGCTTAATGATGAACCTAATTTACATGAAGAAACACTTCGTGAACGTGTTTTACAAATTGCAACTGAAGTTTATCAAGAAAAAGAACTCTCTGCGGGCAGCCAAGGATTGCGTAATTTTGAAAAGAATGTCATGTTACAAACGTTAGACACGCTTTGGAAAGAGCATTTAGCCGCAATCGATCACCTACGTCAAGGTATTCATTTACGTGGTTATGCACAGAAAGATCCTAAACAAGAGTATAAACGGGAATCTTTTGAGATGTTTGCTGCAATGCTTGAATCGCTGAAATATGATGTCATTGGTATTTTGAGTCGTGTACGTATCCGTTCTCAAGAAGAAGTTGAGGAAGCTGAGCGTCAAAGACAAGAAGAGATGGCTAGACTTGCTGAGCAACAACAGCTTATGCATAGTGATATGGATGCGCCACAAGATGATGAACAACCTCATGCAGCACAACCTATTGTACGTGCACAAGCCAAAGTAGGTCGTAATGACCCATGTCCTTGTGGTTCTGGTAAGAAATATAAACAGTGTCATGGGGCTGTTCAATAA
- a CDS encoding RNA ligase RtcB family protein, whose product MDNSIQMLSEKASLIASKNTWIDGLAIEQLVASSNLLNMSKVVGMPDLHPGQGHPIGAAFLSTKMFYPALIGSDIGCGMALWQTEISIAKLSIDKLTRRIGDIDQPAEPHKYKLGTLGGGNHFAELQKVSKIYNEQQFSELQLNAKHLFLLVHTGSRGLGHGILQQYMDEFGEQGLTANSLAANSYLARHDNALAFAKLNRQTVAARVLDNLHTAGQEILNVPHNFLESISWQGESHFLHRKGASPSTAGIVIIPGSRGDYSYLVKPLANEDLLYSIAHGAGRKWRRADCKAKLENRYDSNEMMRTKLGSRVICDDRDLVYEEAPQAYKSIDSVIESMQQANLIEVIAQLTPVLTYKTKGG is encoded by the coding sequence ATGGACAATTCTATACAGATGTTGTCAGAGAAAGCCTCTTTGATTGCATCAAAAAATACATGGATTGATGGTCTTGCCATCGAACAATTAGTTGCTAGTTCTAATTTACTCAATATGTCGAAAGTTGTTGGAATGCCCGATTTACATCCCGGACAAGGCCATCCTATTGGCGCCGCTTTTTTATCAACAAAGATGTTTTATCCAGCTTTAATTGGGAGCGATATTGGATGTGGAATGGCACTTTGGCAAACCGAAATATCGATTGCTAAATTGAGCATTGATAAACTTACTAGACGAATCGGTGATATTGATCAACCAGCAGAACCTCACAAATATAAGTTAGGTACTTTGGGTGGCGGTAATCATTTTGCTGAGTTGCAAAAAGTAAGTAAAATTTATAATGAACAACAATTTAGTGAGTTACAACTAAATGCTAAACATCTTTTTTTGCTAGTGCATACTGGCTCAAGAGGATTAGGTCATGGCATTTTGCAACAATATATGGACGAATTTGGCGAACAGGGATTAACCGCAAACAGTTTAGCTGCAAATAGTTACTTAGCTCGCCATGATAATGCGTTAGCTTTTGCCAAACTTAATCGACAGACTGTGGCGGCAAGGGTACTGGATAACTTACATACAGCTGGACAGGAAATATTGAATGTTCCTCATAATTTTTTAGAGTCAATCTCTTGGCAAGGTGAATCTCATTTTTTACATCGTAAAGGTGCTTCACCTTCAACAGCCGGTATTGTTATTATTCCGGGTTCAAGAGGGGATTATAGCTACTTAGTGAAACCATTAGCGAATGAAGATTTGTTATATTCGATAGCTCATGGTGCAGGAAGAAAATGGCGTCGTGCGGATTGTAAGGCAAAACTTGAAAATCGCTATGATAGTAATGAGATGATGAGAACTAAGTTGGGTAGTCGAGTGATTTGCGATGATCGTGATCTCGTTTATGAAGAGGCCCCACAAGCTTATAAATCAATTGATAGTGTGATTGAATCTATGCAACAGGCTAATTTAATTGAAGTTATTGCACAATTAACACCCGTTTTAACTTATAAAACAAAAGGGGGATAA
- the orn gene encoding oligoribonuclease: MTTQQNKNNLIWIDLEMTGLDPNRDRIIEIATIVTDSELNILAEGPVIAVSQPDSQLALMDEWNVTTHTRTGLIERVKQSQINEQQAEQLTIDFISQWVPANCSPICGNTIGQDRRFLFNYMPNLEKYFHYRYLDVSTIKELARRWKPEILSGLTKQGTHQALDDIKDSIAELAYYRTHFFKE, from the coding sequence ATGACAACACAGCAAAATAAAAATAACCTAATTTGGATCGATCTAGAAATGACAGGACTCGATCCTAATCGTGATCGTATTATTGAAATTGCAACTATTGTAACGGACTCCGAGCTTAATATACTTGCAGAAGGACCCGTTATTGCCGTTTCTCAGCCAGATTCTCAACTCGCATTAATGGATGAGTGGAATGTTACAACACATACTCGTACGGGCCTTATTGAGCGCGTAAAACAGAGTCAGATTAATGAGCAACAAGCTGAACAACTGACTATTGATTTTATATCACAATGGGTTCCCGCTAACTGTTCACCCATTTGTGGTAATACAATAGGACAAGATCGACGCTTTCTATTCAATTATATGCCTAATCTAGAAAAGTACTTTCACTACCGTTATTTAGATGTAAGCACAATAAAAGAGCTGGCTCGACGATGGAAACCAGAAATATTGTCAGGTTTAACCAAACAAGGTACACACCAAGCGCTAGATGATATCAAAGATTCTATCGCAGAATTAGCTTATTATCGGACTCACTTTTTTAAAGAATAA
- the prfH gene encoding peptide chain release factor H, producing the protein MQLLQFSAAKGPAECCLAVSKALTLFLREAAINDIQADILEQEQGDIVNTLCSVLISVEGDGTEHLINRWQGSIQWICQSPYRPKHKRKNWFISVTSLSPLQTIADSAIRFETCKSSGAGGQHVNKTESAVRVIHIATGIAVKVQSERSQHANRKMAMQLLEHKIAQINNDKFKNHKAAQYQVHQLIERGNPIRIFYGEQFTEQFTKQVIE; encoded by the coding sequence ATGCAATTATTACAATTTTCTGCTGCCAAAGGACCTGCAGAGTGTTGTTTAGCTGTAAGTAAAGCATTAACACTGTTTTTACGTGAAGCGGCTATTAATGATATACAGGCAGATATTTTAGAACAGGAACAAGGGGATATTGTTAATACGCTATGTTCCGTTCTTATTTCTGTTGAAGGTGATGGCACTGAGCATCTGATTAACCGTTGGCAGGGATCGATACAGTGGATTTGTCAAAGTCCTTATCGACCGAAACATAAACGTAAAAATTGGTTTATTAGTGTTACCTCTTTATCACCTTTACAAACGATTGCTGATAGTGCTATTCGTTTTGAAACTTGCAAATCATCTGGTGCAGGGGGGCAACATGTTAATAAAACAGAATCGGCGGTTAGAGTAATACATATTGCAACAGGAATTGCTGTTAAAGTTCAATCGGAACGTAGTCAGCATGCAAACCGAAAAATGGCTATGCAGTTACTGGAACATAAAATTGCTCAAATAAACAACGATAAGTTTAAAAATCATAAAGCAGCTCAATACCAAGTTCATCAACTTATTGAACGAGGTAATCCGATCCGAATATTTTATGGTGAACAATTTACAGAACAATTTACAAAACAAGTGATTGAATAG
- the waaA gene encoding lipid IV(A) 3-deoxy-D-manno-octulosonic acid transferase, translated as MQLVYTCLLYIIQPFVWLKLLWRSRKAPDYRKRWLERYGFCRGKVKPHGILVHSVSVGETIAAIPLIKQLQIRYPNLPITVTTMTPTGSQQVKKSLADSVSHVYLPYDLPCALKRFLSILQPKIVIIMETELWPNLICALKKRNIPLVIANARLSERSAKGYSKLGKSIAQLMPKISQIAAQNPIDGERFVQLGLPRKQLSVTGSIKFDIELSDEQLQKIATLRSTWQLNRPVWIAASTHQGEDDIILITQKMLLKHYPDLLLILVPRHPERFIAVEKLISEYNLTYQLRSDNQIPDQQTSVILGNTMGELLLLYGLADIAFVGGSLVDRGGHNPLEPALHHLPIIMGEHYFNFKVICQQLIDANGLLITQSTTEALYNHMNTLLTDTTLRHAIGENAFQVLRQNQGALGRLLTVIDTELSDAI; from the coding sequence ATGCAACTTGTATATACCTGTTTACTTTATATTATCCAGCCTTTTGTTTGGTTAAAATTATTATGGCGTAGTCGAAAGGCTCCTGACTATCGTAAACGCTGGTTAGAGCGATACGGTTTTTGTCGTGGTAAAGTGAAACCTCACGGTATTTTAGTCCATAGTGTATCTGTCGGCGAAACAATTGCAGCGATTCCATTAATCAAACAGTTACAAATTCGTTATCCAAATTTACCAATTACTGTAACAACAATGACACCAACAGGTTCACAACAAGTTAAAAAATCATTAGCAGATAGCGTTAGTCACGTCTATTTACCTTATGACTTGCCTTGTGCTTTAAAACGATTTCTGTCTATCTTACAACCTAAGATAGTCATTATTATGGAGACAGAATTGTGGCCAAATTTAATCTGTGCACTAAAAAAACGTAATATACCACTAGTGATTGCAAATGCTAGGCTTTCAGAACGCTCAGCTAAAGGGTATAGCAAATTAGGCAAATCAATAGCGCAATTGATGCCCAAAATTAGCCAAATTGCGGCACAAAATCCTATTGATGGAGAGCGCTTTGTGCAATTAGGCCTACCTAGAAAACAGCTCAGTGTAACAGGCAGTATTAAATTTGATATTGAACTTAGTGATGAACAGTTACAAAAAATTGCTACACTAAGATCAACTTGGCAACTAAATCGGCCGGTTTGGATTGCGGCGAGTACCCATCAAGGGGAAGATGATATTATTTTAATAACCCAAAAAATGTTATTAAAACATTACCCAGATTTATTATTGATATTAGTACCTCGTCACCCAGAACGCTTTATCGCAGTTGAAAAACTAATTAGTGAATATAACTTAACTTATCAATTACGCAGTGATAATCAGATACCAGATCAACAAACATCGGTAATATTAGGTAATACCATGGGTGAATTATTACTGCTTTATGGGCTCGCTGATATCGCGTTTGTTGGTGGTAGTTTGGTGGATCGCGGTGGGCATAACCCTCTTGAACCCGCATTGCATCACTTACCAATAATAATGGGTGAACACTATTTTAACTTTAAAGTGATTTGCCAACAGTTGATTGATGCAAATGGACTCCTCATTACGCAATCAACAACTGAGGCATTATATAACCATATGAATACATTACTTACTGACACTACATTAAGACATGCGATTGGTGAAAATGCTTTTCAAGTGCTAAGACAAAATCAAGGCGCTCTTGGACGATTACTAACAGTCATCGATACTGAATTATCCGATGCAATATAG
- the parE gene encoding DNA topoisomerase IV subunit B, whose protein sequence is MTQSSYNATDIEVLKGLDPVRHRPGMYTDTTRPNHLGQEVIDNSVDEAIAGHAKHIQVILHDDQSLEVIDDGRGMPVDIHPEEGVPAIELLLCRLHAGGKFSNKNYQFSGGLHGVGISVVNALSKRVEVTVNRDGQVYEIAFEQGHKVEDLHVTGTCGRRNTGTKVRFWPEEKYFDSPRFSVPRLEHLLKAKAVLCPGLEIIFKDKVNKTEQKWCYEAGLTDYLIESVSGYTLLPDSPFTGEHVGDTEAVEWALLWLPEGGELLTESYVNLIPTVQGGTHVNGLRQGLLDAMREFCEFRNLLPRGLKLTADDIWERCAYVLSVKMQEPQFAGQTKERLSSRQSAAFVSAIVKDAFSLWLNQNVQIAELLAEMVISSAQKRLRASKKVIRKKLTSGPALPGKLADCSSQDLSRTELFLVEGDSAGGSAKQARDRETQAIMPLKGKILNTWEVSSDEVLGSQEIHDISVAIGMDPDSDDLSQLRYGKICILADADSDGLHIATLLCALFVRHFRSLVEQGHIYVAMPPLYRIDLGKEVFYALDEEEKAGILEQLKRKKGKPNVQRFKGLGEMNPLQLRETTMDANTRRLVQLTLDDSEQTMALMDMLLAKKRSEDRREWLQNKGDQAELEI, encoded by the coding sequence ATGACACAATCTAGTTACAATGCTACTGATATTGAGGTTTTAAAAGGGTTAGATCCGGTTCGGCATCGACCTGGGATGTATACCGATACCACGCGACCTAATCATTTGGGTCAAGAAGTTATTGATAATAGTGTCGATGAAGCTATTGCTGGTCACGCTAAACATATTCAGGTTATTTTGCATGACGATCAATCTCTTGAGGTAATCGATGATGGGCGCGGAATGCCGGTTGATATCCATCCTGAAGAAGGGGTGCCTGCAATTGAACTATTACTTTGCCGTTTGCATGCTGGCGGTAAGTTTTCCAATAAAAATTATCAGTTTTCGGGCGGCTTACACGGTGTTGGGATCTCTGTTGTTAATGCTTTATCTAAACGAGTTGAAGTTACTGTTAATCGCGATGGACAAGTATATGAAATTGCTTTTGAACAGGGACATAAGGTTGAAGATTTACATGTAACAGGTACTTGTGGCCGCCGTAATACAGGAACAAAAGTACGCTTTTGGCCTGAAGAAAAATATTTTGATTCACCTCGATTTTCAGTACCACGTTTAGAACATTTATTAAAAGCAAAAGCTGTTTTATGTCCGGGTCTTGAAATTATCTTTAAAGATAAAGTCAATAAAACTGAACAAAAATGGTGTTATGAAGCGGGACTGACTGACTATTTGATTGAATCTGTCAGCGGTTATACACTTTTACCTGATTCGCCGTTTACAGGCGAACATGTTGGTGATACCGAAGCTGTAGAATGGGCATTATTGTGGTTACCAGAAGGTGGTGAACTATTAACAGAAAGCTATGTTAATTTGATTCCAACAGTACAAGGTGGTACGCATGTTAATGGTTTGCGCCAGGGTCTATTAGACGCGATGCGGGAGTTTTGTGAGTTTCGTAATTTGTTACCGCGAGGTTTAAAATTGACTGCTGATGATATTTGGGAGCGTTGTGCTTACGTATTATCGGTTAAGATGCAAGAACCTCAATTTGCAGGTCAAACAAAAGAACGTTTATCTTCTCGTCAATCTGCTGCTTTTGTTTCCGCTATTGTAAAAGATGCTTTTAGTTTATGGCTTAATCAGAATGTACAGATCGCTGAATTATTAGCCGAAATGGTGATATCTAGTGCCCAAAAACGTTTACGTGCGTCTAAAAAAGTTATTCGTAAAAAGCTAACAAGTGGTCCGGCCTTACCTGGTAAGTTAGCCGATTGTTCATCACAAGATTTATCACGTACAGAACTCTTTTTAGTTGAGGGCGATTCTGCGGGAGGCTCAGCAAAACAGGCTAGAGATCGCGAAACTCAAGCAATTATGCCACTGAAGGGTAAAATTCTCAATACTTGGGAAGTCTCATCGGACGAGGTTTTGGGTTCACAAGAGATTCATGATATTTCTGTCGCAATTGGTATGGATCCAGATAGCGATGATTTAAGTCAATTACGTTATGGAAAAATCTGTATTTTAGCCGATGCTGATTCAGATGGCTTACATATTGCTACACTTCTTTGTGCTCTGTTTGTACGTCATTTCCGTTCACTTGTTGAACAGGGACATATTTATGTAGCTATGCCGCCTTTATACCGTATTGATTTAGGCAAAGAGGTATTTTACGCACTGGATGAAGAAGAGAAAGCGGGAATTTTAGAGCAATTAAAGCGTAAAAAGGGTAAACCGAATGTACAGCGCTTTAAAGGGTTAGGTGAAATGAATCCATTACAACTTCGAGAAACGACAATGGATGCTAACACGCGACGTTTGGTACAATTAACCCTTGATGATTCAGAACAGACGATGGCACTAATGGATATGCTTTTAGCTAAAAAGCGTTCAGAAGATCGTCGAGAATGGTTGCAAAATAAAGGCGATCAAGCTGAATTAGAAATTTAG
- the mutT gene encoding 8-oxo-dGTP diphosphatase MutT → MKKVEIAVGIIRSQDGKIFITQRGENSHLAGFWEFPGGKVESDETPFMTLQRELAEEIDIHIHHAKYLKTVEHQYSDRFIIIHAYLVEEWDGEPFAVEGQNSRWVYEDELNADDFPDANRILIEMLKNQDQSM, encoded by the coding sequence ATGAAAAAAGTTGAAATTGCAGTTGGTATTATCCGTTCACAAGATGGCAAAATATTTATTACTCAACGAGGTGAAAATTCTCATTTAGCTGGTTTTTGGGAGTTTCCTGGTGGTAAAGTTGAAAGCGATGAAACACCATTTATGACTTTGCAGCGGGAATTGGCTGAAGAGATTGATATCCATATTCATCATGCTAAATATTTGAAAACGGTTGAACATCAATATAGTGATCGCTTTATCATTATTCATGCTTATTTGGTTGAAGAGTGGGATGGTGAACCTTTCGCTGTCGAGGGACAAAATAGCCGCTGGGTATATGAAGATGAGCTTAATGCTGACGACTTCCCAGATGCTAATCGTATTTTAATTGAGATGCTTAAAAACCAAGATCAAAGTATGTAA
- the hemH gene encoding ferrochelatase produces the protein MTKKQGILLVNLGTPSHATPEAIKQYLKEFLLDRQVVDLNPLIWRPILQCFVIPKRLKYIVEHYQSIWLNDQSPLLYYSQQLCQKVQSHYPNVSCELAMTYGEPDLNDALIRLQQCDTVHVISLYPQYSTTTTLAVINKVKQLTKNWPQSPIFNYLHDYADHPKYIAALVNQIDQHICINQPDTLILSYHGIPMSYIKKRHDEYAQRCELTTMLVKQKIAQYYPKLDIIMAYQSRFGKAKWTGPNTSDVLCELGKQEKSVAVICPGFSADCIETLYEIDVENSELFIGCGGEQFNYIPALNDSQMQVDMLSAIIDELLDYNSN, from the coding sequence ATGACAAAGAAACAGGGCATTTTATTGGTGAACTTAGGAACACCAAGCCATGCAACACCAGAGGCGATTAAACAGTACCTTAAGGAATTTTTACTAGATCGCCAGGTTGTTGATCTCAATCCATTAATTTGGCGCCCTATTTTGCAGTGCTTTGTCATCCCCAAACGACTAAAATATATCGTCGAGCATTATCAATCGATTTGGTTAAATGACCAATCACCACTATTGTATTACAGTCAGCAGTTGTGCCAAAAAGTCCAATCGCATTACCCTAATGTTAGCTGTGAACTAGCCATGACCTATGGTGAACCAGATCTTAATGACGCATTAATACGGTTACAACAATGTGATACAGTTCATGTAATTAGTTTGTATCCGCAATATTCAACGACAACAACATTAGCCGTAATTAATAAAGTTAAACAGTTAACTAAAAATTGGCCACAATCACCTATTTTCAACTATTTACATGATTATGCAGATCATCCAAAATATATCGCAGCACTTGTTAATCAAATCGATCAACATATTTGTATTAATCAACCTGATACCTTAATTTTATCCTATCATGGGATCCCAATGAGCTATATTAAGAAACGCCATGATGAATATGCCCAGCGCTGTGAATTAACCACCATGCTCGTGAAACAAAAAATAGCACAATATTATCCTAAACTTGATATTATTATGGCTTATCAATCTCGATTTGGGAAAGCGAAATGGACTGGGCCCAATACAAGTGATGTCTTATGTGAACTAGGTAAACAAGAAAAATCAGTAGCTGTTATTTGCCCTGGATTTTCAGCTGACTGTATTGAAACATTATATGAAATTGATGTAGAAAACAGTGAGTTATTTATCGGCTGCGGCGGTGAACAATTTAATTATATCCCTGCACTCAATGATAGTCAGATGCAAGTTGATATGTTATCCGCTATTATTGATGAATTACTCGACTATAATTCCAATTAG